Proteins encoded together in one Catellatospora citrea window:
- a CDS encoding ABC transporter ATP-binding protein — translation MHVIEARGLRKDFTVRVRKGLLRRERREVAAVDGVDLTVQRGELLGYLGPNGAGKSTTLKMLTGVLNPSGGVVSVCGLTPVPQRILLARRIGVVFGQRSQLWWDLPLRDSYELLRHIYRVPAAEHAARLRRCRDLLELDPFLDTPVRQLSLGQRMRGELTAALLHGPEVIFLDEPTIGLDVVSKQAVRGFLAELGESGDTTIVLTTHDLADIERLCRRIVVIDHGRVVHDGGIDALHARYGSQRRVVVDFDTPPAALPTLPGVHLESTTGPRLTFTVDGSASVGALVSALSALGGLRDLSVAEPEIEQVIARLYRSDEGRAPAPRLP, via the coding sequence ATGCACGTGATCGAGGCGCGGGGGCTGCGCAAGGACTTCACCGTACGGGTGCGCAAAGGCCTGCTGCGGCGCGAACGCCGGGAGGTCGCCGCGGTCGACGGCGTCGACCTGACCGTGCAGCGCGGCGAGCTGCTCGGCTACCTCGGCCCCAACGGCGCGGGCAAGTCCACCACCCTGAAGATGCTCACCGGCGTGCTGAACCCGTCCGGCGGCGTGGTCTCGGTGTGCGGGCTGACCCCGGTGCCGCAGCGCATCCTGCTGGCCCGGCGCATCGGCGTGGTCTTCGGGCAGCGTTCGCAGCTCTGGTGGGACCTGCCCCTGCGCGACTCCTACGAGCTGCTGCGCCACATCTACCGGGTGCCCGCCGCGGAGCACGCCGCCCGCCTGCGCCGCTGCCGCGACCTGCTGGAACTGGACCCGTTCCTGGACACCCCCGTGCGCCAGCTCTCGCTGGGCCAGCGCATGCGCGGCGAGCTGACCGCGGCCCTGCTGCACGGCCCCGAGGTGATCTTCCTCGACGAGCCGACGATCGGCCTGGACGTGGTGAGCAAGCAGGCCGTCCGCGGCTTCCTGGCCGAGCTGGGCGAGTCCGGCGACACCACCATCGTGCTGACCACGCACGACCTGGCCGACATCGAGCGGCTGTGCCGCCGCATCGTCGTCATCGACCACGGCCGCGTGGTCCACGACGGCGGCATCGACGCCCTGCACGCCCGCTACGGCTCGCAGCGCCGGGTGGTCGTCGACTTCGACACCCCGCCCGCGGCCCTGCCCACGCTGCCCGGCGTACACCTCGAGTCGACCACCGGCCCCCGCCTGACCTTCACCGTCGACGGCTCGGCCTCCGTCGGCGCGCTCGTCTCCGCCCTCTCCGCCCTGGGCGGCCTCCGCGACCTCTCCGTGGCCGAACCCGAAATCGAGCAGGTCATCGCCCGCCTCTACCGCTCAGACGAAGGAAGGGCGCCTGCTCCACGGCTTCCGTAG
- a CDS encoding MFS transporter has product MAARASYRDLVRITGPWFLVLAFLARLPAAMGPLGVITLVVAATGSYGTAGLAAAAYGIGAALGGPVAGTLADRFGQRAVGLATAVVDAAAYAALVLAVTGGLPAAVLPLAALAGFAMPQVGPLVRVRWAVLLGDRGRQRQLPTAMAYEGAVDEASFLAGPALVGILALSGWAGAPLLVASALTVLAAVPFALHRTVPPVLRAPRVAPAKAGLAAGPAAAERARAAERAGSGGRMPFTRVAVLVAAMSVIGVVFGATQTGVTAFADSLGSPGSAGLIYAVLGVGSALAGLAVAWLPESLGPVSRYVWSAAALVAGTAALLFAHSTPTALAAVVVLGVTAAPYLISGYALAGRLCPPSRAGMVMTLLASGVVAGVSLGAAVAGKLADAYGYRGAFAVPLVAAALGLLLAALIGPGLRRAVRAADRADAATAAQAAAGRHPALTAA; this is encoded by the coding sequence ATGGCCGCCCGTGCCTCCTACCGTGACCTCGTCCGGATCACCGGACCCTGGTTCCTCGTCCTGGCCTTCCTCGCCCGCCTGCCCGCCGCCATGGGCCCGCTCGGCGTGATCACCCTCGTCGTCGCGGCCACCGGCAGCTACGGCACCGCAGGCCTGGCCGCCGCCGCGTACGGCATCGGCGCCGCGCTCGGCGGTCCCGTCGCCGGCACCCTCGCCGACCGGTTCGGCCAGCGCGCCGTCGGCCTCGCCACGGCCGTCGTCGACGCCGCCGCCTACGCCGCCCTCGTCCTCGCCGTGACCGGCGGCCTCCCGGCCGCGGTGCTGCCGCTCGCGGCGCTCGCCGGGTTCGCCATGCCGCAGGTCGGCCCGCTGGTCCGGGTGCGCTGGGCGGTGCTGCTCGGCGACCGCGGCCGGCAGCGGCAACTGCCCACCGCGATGGCGTACGAAGGCGCCGTCGACGAGGCGTCGTTCCTGGCCGGTCCGGCGCTGGTCGGCATCCTGGCCCTGTCCGGCTGGGCGGGCGCGCCGCTGCTCGTGGCCTCCGCGCTGACCGTGCTGGCCGCGGTGCCGTTCGCGCTGCACCGCACCGTCCCGCCGGTGCTGCGCGCACCCCGCGTCGCGCCGGCGAAGGCGGGTCTTGCCGCCGGTCCGGCCGCGGCCGAGCGTGCCCGTGCCGCCGAGCGTGCCGGGTCCGGCGGGAGGATGCCGTTCACGCGGGTGGCGGTGCTGGTCGCGGCCATGTCCGTGATCGGTGTCGTGTTCGGGGCGACGCAGACCGGCGTGACCGCCTTCGCCGACTCGCTCGGCTCGCCCGGCTCAGCCGGTCTGATCTACGCCGTGCTCGGCGTCGGCAGTGCCCTCGCCGGGCTCGCCGTCGCCTGGCTGCCGGAGTCGCTCGGCCCGGTCAGCCGGTATGTCTGGTCGGCCGCCGCCCTGGTCGCGGGCACCGCCGCACTGCTGTTCGCGCACTCCACGCCGACCGCCCTGGCCGCCGTCGTGGTGCTCGGCGTCACCGCCGCGCCGTACCTGATCTCCGGCTACGCCCTGGCGGGCCGGCTGTGCCCGCCCAGCCGCGCGGGCATGGTGATGACCCTGCTGGCCAGCGGCGTGGTCGCGGGGGTCTCGCTGGGCGCGGCCGTCGCGGGCAAGCTCGCCGACGCGTACGGCTACCGCGGCGCGTTCGCGGTGCCGCTGGTCGCCGCGGCGCTGGGCCTGCTGCTGGCCGCGCTGATCGGGCCGGGTCTGCGCCGGGCGGTGCGCGCCGCGGACCGCGCCGACGCCGCGACCGCCGCGCAGGCGGCCGCTGGCCGACACCCCGCCCTCACCGCCGCCTGA
- a CDS encoding ABC transporter permease — protein sequence MAEPSTAAIYRRLVAAQVRSQASYRASFALDLLSNVVFLGADLLTVLVVFGRVPVLAGFSLTDTLLVFGLSSLGFSLADLAVGNIDRMQRHVRTGLLDAVLIRPLGVLWQLLVLDVGVRRLGRVCSAVVVLVIAVRLAQVPATPANLLLLVVTPVAGAVFFSAVFVATATVAFWWVDSGELSAALTYGGRDFTSYPMTVYGGWFRHVLAFGLGFGFVAYYPALILLDRPDPLGAPSWLGWCGPVLAAVAAVLAGLVWRTGVRHYRSTGS from the coding sequence GTGGCTGAGCCCTCGACCGCGGCGATCTACCGGCGGCTGGTCGCCGCGCAGGTGCGCTCGCAGGCCTCGTACCGGGCGAGCTTCGCCCTGGACCTGCTGTCCAACGTGGTCTTCCTCGGCGCCGACCTGCTGACCGTGCTCGTCGTCTTCGGCCGGGTGCCGGTGCTGGCCGGGTTCTCGCTGACCGACACGCTGCTGGTGTTCGGGCTGTCGTCGCTGGGCTTCTCGCTGGCCGACCTGGCTGTCGGCAACATCGACCGGATGCAGCGCCACGTGCGCACCGGGCTGCTCGACGCGGTGCTGATCCGCCCGCTGGGCGTGCTGTGGCAGCTGCTGGTGCTCGATGTGGGCGTGCGGCGGCTGGGCCGGGTCTGCTCCGCCGTGGTCGTGCTCGTCATCGCGGTGCGCCTGGCGCAGGTGCCGGCCACGCCCGCGAACCTGCTGCTCCTGGTGGTCACACCGGTCGCGGGGGCGGTGTTCTTCAGCGCGGTCTTCGTGGCCACCGCCACCGTGGCGTTCTGGTGGGTGGACTCCGGCGAGCTGAGCGCGGCGCTGACCTACGGCGGGCGGGACTTCACCTCGTACCCGATGACCGTCTACGGCGGCTGGTTCCGCCACGTGCTCGCCTTCGGACTGGGCTTCGGCTTCGTGGCGTACTACCCGGCGCTGATCCTGCTCGACCGGCCGGACCCGCTCGGCGCCCCGTCCTGGCTGGGCTGGTGCGGCCCCGTCCTGGCGGCGGTCGCCGCGGTGCTGGCCGGGCTCGTCTGGCGCACCGGCGTGCGCCACTACCGCAGCACCGGCTCATGA
- a CDS encoding response regulator transcription factor has protein sequence MIRVLLAEDQGMMRGALALLLGLEPDIEVVAQVGRGDEVAAAAAAASPDVALLDIEMPGLSGLDAAAVLRTAAPACKVLILTTFGRPGYLRRAMDAGARGFLVKDGPVEDLAEAIRRVLAGQTVIDPALAAAALVAGPNPLTEREREVLASAADGATIADLATRLHLSESTVRNYLSAAIGKTGTRNRMEAVQTARTQGWL, from the coding sequence ATGATCCGAGTGCTGCTCGCCGAGGACCAGGGCATGATGCGCGGCGCGCTGGCGCTGCTGCTCGGCCTGGAACCCGACATCGAGGTGGTCGCCCAGGTGGGCCGGGGCGACGAGGTGGCCGCGGCCGCCGCGGCGGCGTCGCCCGACGTGGCGCTGCTCGACATCGAGATGCCCGGCCTGTCCGGCCTGGACGCCGCCGCCGTGCTGCGCACCGCGGCCCCGGCGTGCAAGGTGCTGATCCTGACCACCTTCGGCCGCCCGGGTTACCTGCGCCGGGCCATGGACGCCGGGGCGCGTGGCTTCCTGGTCAAGGACGGCCCGGTCGAGGACCTGGCCGAGGCGATCCGCCGGGTGCTGGCCGGGCAGACCGTCATCGACCCCGCGCTGGCGGCCGCCGCGCTGGTGGCCGGCCCCAACCCGCTGACCGAGCGTGAACGCGAGGTGCTGGCCAGCGCCGCCGACGGCGCGACCATCGCCGACCTCGCCACCCGCCTGCACCTGTCGGAGAGCACCGTACGCAACTACCTGTCCGCCGCGATCGGCAAGACCGGCACCCGCAACCGCATGGAAGCCGTCCAGACCGCCCGCACCCAGGGCTGGCTCTGA
- a CDS encoding ABC transporter permease encodes MFGFLRTYVMLAVAGSAAAVGGQAAGYGAPQLVTYVWAGQGLIGVVALWGWTDLADRIRSGDVVTDLLRPVHPVLGYLLPDLGRAAYALLTRFVVPIVVGALAFDMYLPQRAATYPMFAVSVLLAVLVCFAGRYLVNAAGYWLLDTRGVLMGWAVCAGVLGGLYFPIRFLPEWAAAAVYLGTPFPSVLQIPLDVLVERDPPAGQLGLLGVQALWAVLLLAACVLVQRRAERRLVVQGG; translated from the coding sequence ATGTTCGGCTTCCTGCGCACCTACGTCATGCTGGCCGTGGCCGGCTCCGCGGCGGCCGTCGGCGGGCAGGCGGCCGGCTACGGCGCCCCGCAGCTGGTCACCTACGTGTGGGCGGGGCAGGGCCTGATCGGCGTGGTGGCGTTGTGGGGCTGGACCGACCTGGCCGACCGGATCCGCTCCGGCGACGTGGTCACCGACCTGCTGCGCCCGGTGCACCCCGTGCTCGGCTACCTGCTGCCCGACCTGGGGCGGGCGGCGTACGCCCTGCTCACCCGGTTCGTCGTGCCGATCGTGGTCGGCGCGCTCGCGTTCGACATGTACCTGCCGCAGCGCGCCGCCACCTACCCGATGTTCGCGGTGTCGGTGCTGCTCGCGGTGCTGGTCTGCTTCGCCGGGCGCTACCTGGTCAACGCGGCCGGCTACTGGCTGCTGGACACCCGCGGCGTGCTGATGGGCTGGGCCGTCTGCGCGGGCGTGCTCGGCGGCCTGTACTTCCCGATCCGCTTCCTGCCCGAATGGGCCGCGGCCGCCGTCTACCTGGGCACCCCGTTCCCGTCGGTGCTGCAGATCCCGCTCGACGTTCTGGTCGAGCGGGACCCGCCGGCCGGACAGCTGGGCCTGCTCGGTGTCCAGGCACTGTGGGCGGTGCTGCTGCTCGCGGCCTGCGTGCTCGTGCAGCGCCGGGCGGAGCGGCGGCTGGTGGTGCAGGGTGGCTGA
- a CDS encoding sensor histidine kinase → MSRFLDGLSRAGATSSHPAGSATSGAARRRGQRRGALFAALWLWPMAPAIHAVLVGQVAAPLAAGVGLAAFITLYLFVVVQGFSTTNQPSLRNQGLLALVTVLGVALAAAYGGQPGGWLGLVLYLAAAGVALYALPVAYLWLGAMVAVQVALGMLHGEPGREIGESVFNTIMAGALIMVVRRMMRLIRELSATREELARAAVESERLRFARDLHDLLGHSLSLIVVKAEVVRRTAGRDADAAAREAGEIEQIGRTALAEVRQAVTGYRARAFAAELATAGAALADAGIEPTVRTTADPLPTAVDDAFAWAVREAATNVIRHSGATSCVIALSRTDHWQLEVRDDGRGVPARASPGNGLRGLAERLALVGGTLSTVDLSGGGFVLRAVVPAGGVA, encoded by the coding sequence ATGTCCCGCTTCCTGGACGGACTGAGCCGGGCGGGTGCGACCTCGTCGCATCCGGCCGGCTCGGCCACGTCCGGTGCGGCCAGGCGGCGCGGGCAGCGGCGCGGCGCGCTGTTCGCCGCGCTCTGGCTGTGGCCGATGGCCCCGGCGATCCACGCGGTGCTGGTCGGGCAGGTCGCCGCTCCACTGGCGGCCGGAGTCGGCCTGGCCGCCTTCATCACGCTGTACCTGTTCGTCGTGGTGCAGGGCTTCAGCACCACGAACCAGCCGAGCCTGCGCAACCAGGGCCTGCTCGCACTGGTCACCGTCCTCGGGGTGGCCCTCGCGGCGGCGTACGGCGGGCAGCCCGGCGGCTGGCTGGGACTGGTGCTGTATCTGGCCGCGGCCGGAGTGGCGCTCTACGCGCTGCCGGTGGCCTACCTCTGGCTGGGCGCGATGGTCGCGGTGCAGGTCGCGCTGGGCATGCTGCACGGCGAGCCCGGCCGGGAGATCGGCGAGTCGGTCTTCAACACGATCATGGCGGGTGCGCTGATCATGGTCGTCCGCCGGATGATGCGCCTCATCCGCGAGCTGAGCGCGACCCGCGAGGAACTGGCCCGCGCCGCGGTCGAGAGCGAGCGGCTGCGCTTCGCTCGCGACCTGCACGACCTGCTCGGCCACAGCCTCTCCCTGATCGTGGTCAAGGCCGAGGTGGTACGCCGCACCGCCGGGCGCGACGCCGACGCCGCCGCCCGGGAGGCCGGCGAGATCGAGCAGATCGGGCGCACCGCGCTGGCCGAGGTGCGCCAGGCGGTGACGGGCTACCGCGCCCGCGCCTTCGCCGCCGAGCTGGCCACCGCCGGGGCGGCCCTGGCCGACGCGGGCATCGAGCCCACCGTGCGCACCACCGCCGACCCGCTGCCCACCGCCGTCGACGACGCCTTCGCCTGGGCGGTGCGCGAGGCCGCCACCAACGTGATCCGGCACAGCGGCGCGACCTCGTGCGTGATCGCGCTCAGCCGCACCGACCACTGGCAGCTCGAGGTGCGCGACGACGGCCGGGGCGTCCCTGCCCGGGCCTCGCCCGGCAACGGCCTGCGCGGCCTGGCGGAACGGCTGGCGCTGGTCGGTGGCACCCTGTCGACCGTGGACCTGTCCGGTGGCGGCTTCGTGTTGCGCGCCGTCGTGCCCGCCGGAGGCGTCGCGTGA
- a CDS encoding aldo/keto reductase family protein, which produces MEFRHLGRSGMLVSEISYGNWITHGSQVEEDAADACVRAALDSGITTFDTADVYAGTRAEAVLGRALKGERREGLEIFTKVYWPTGAGRNDRGLSRKHIMESINGSLQRLQTDYVDLYQAHRYDYATPLEETMVAFADIVHSGKAHYIGVSEWKASEIRAAHALATELKISLVSSQPQYSMLWRVIEAEVVPTSEELGLGQIVWSPMAQGVLSGKYLPGQPPPAGSRATDEKSGAGFIARWLDEDVLTRVQLLKPLAEQAGLTMAQLAIAWVLQNPNVSSAIVGATRPEQVYDNVKASGVKLDADLMKAIDEIVEPITERDPAKTVSPAERP; this is translated from the coding sequence ATGGAGTTTCGGCATTTGGGCCGTTCCGGGATGCTCGTCAGCGAGATCTCGTACGGAAACTGGATCACCCACGGCTCGCAGGTCGAGGAGGACGCCGCCGACGCGTGTGTGCGCGCGGCCCTCGACAGCGGGATCACCACCTTCGACACCGCCGACGTGTACGCCGGCACGCGCGCCGAGGCGGTACTCGGCCGGGCGCTGAAGGGCGAGCGCCGCGAAGGCCTGGAGATCTTCACCAAGGTCTACTGGCCGACCGGTGCGGGACGCAACGACCGGGGCCTGTCCCGCAAGCACATCATGGAGTCGATCAACGGTTCGCTGCAGCGCCTGCAGACCGACTACGTCGACCTGTACCAGGCGCACCGCTACGACTACGCGACCCCGCTGGAAGAGACGATGGTGGCGTTCGCCGACATCGTGCACTCCGGCAAGGCGCACTACATCGGCGTCTCGGAGTGGAAGGCGTCGGAGATCCGCGCCGCCCACGCGCTGGCGACCGAGCTGAAGATCTCGCTGGTGTCGAGCCAGCCGCAGTACTCGATGCTGTGGCGGGTCATCGAGGCCGAGGTCGTGCCGACCTCCGAGGAGCTGGGTCTCGGCCAGATCGTGTGGTCGCCGATGGCGCAGGGTGTGCTGAGCGGCAAGTACCTGCCGGGCCAGCCGCCGCCGGCCGGTTCGCGGGCCACCGACGAGAAGTCGGGCGCCGGCTTCATCGCACGCTGGCTCGACGAGGACGTGCTGACCCGGGTGCAGCTGCTCAAGCCGCTGGCCGAGCAGGCGGGCCTGACCATGGCCCAGCTGGCCATCGCGTGGGTGCTGCAGAACCCGAACGTGTCGTCGGCGATCGTCGGCGCGACCCGCCCCGAGCAGGTGTACGACAACGTCAAGGCCTCGGGCGTGAAGCTCGACGCCGACCTGATGAAGGCGATCGACGAGATCGTCGAGCCGATCACGGAGCGGGACCCGGCCAAGACCGTGTCCCCGGCCGAGCGTCCCTGA
- a CDS encoding WG repeat-containing protein has protein sequence MTDERTDERHRGTPAWAGTPTSPWSRVPGQRPPSDAPDPAAQQPANAQAPQQQHGPQQPGQYPPGQHPNGPQQHGQPHPGQGPPPGPFPPANGQRPPQQGNWDPNAQRGQRPGPMPPQPGPQYRPNGPQQGQVYGGPNQPHPPQGPGPQGQYGPPQQGRHPQQQGQRPPQQGQMYGHPQGQPQYGQPHPGQGQPQQGQPYGHPQGQPQYGPPQGRPGQPQQGQVYGQPGAPGQGHPNLPGQGQQAPGQQGYAPAPGQQGPGQQAPGQPVPQQAPQAAAAAAPPVQQTAPTSPAQPAAAPTAAAATPAATAAGDQAKAAAARKGRHATADTGMMAAITDETPAPAASAAPAAAPVSTDPAAAAAPVSPAPVSAAPVSVNPVSPAVPPTPVVATPDTVLPVAASAAGAATALSAPTMLHPLVRPGGASAPAAEPAATTATVTGDAAAAAAAAAEPEPEATPEAGPDPEQVLAAYEWRFHHETLRELVDNPDELREIRDRLTEKLTPATDNPTRARLLSLRAVVSRILGDLTKALSDGKMALVHAEATGELRRIALAKARLAHVLQWRGDFTEADKLFAEANSSELPDRLRATMHEHAGRSCLDQGRYMEAFNHFEKALELRKVEDPELITRTEMALDAVSMKIAENGMGPYPRSMDEILQVSKPPVPRFDERVQCWGFAGTDGRTVISPAFADVQPFRDGAAWVRRPEMETWELIDEAGTRLIDGRAGWLGVGSFSDGLAWVSRDGAGNWVAIDKQGRVVISTGFEDVRPFRRGLAAVRRGGWGAVDKQGRAVVPFQFTGFATALTDGRYVDGFSDEGLAIVDAGGRKGVVDRTGAVVVPPVHPALVIHPVAFLIAGPSGRWGALDRKGRPFIDPELPSRQVVMEELDRLLADTKPVL, from the coding sequence GTGACCGACGAGCGCACCGACGAACGGCACCGCGGCACGCCGGCCTGGGCCGGTACGCCGACGTCGCCGTGGTCGCGCGTGCCCGGACAACGCCCGCCCTCGGACGCGCCCGATCCCGCCGCGCAGCAGCCCGCCAACGCGCAGGCGCCGCAGCAGCAGCACGGTCCGCAGCAGCCCGGCCAGTACCCGCCGGGCCAGCACCCGAACGGCCCCCAGCAGCACGGCCAGCCGCACCCCGGCCAGGGCCCGCCGCCCGGACCGTTCCCGCCCGCCAACGGCCAGCGCCCGCCGCAGCAGGGCAACTGGGACCCGAACGCGCAGCGCGGTCAGCGTCCCGGCCCGATGCCGCCGCAGCCCGGCCCGCAGTACCGCCCGAACGGCCCCCAGCAGGGGCAGGTCTACGGCGGCCCGAACCAGCCGCACCCGCCGCAGGGCCCCGGCCCGCAGGGTCAGTACGGTCCGCCCCAGCAGGGCCGCCACCCGCAGCAGCAGGGTCAGCGCCCGCCGCAGCAGGGCCAGATGTACGGCCACCCCCAGGGGCAGCCGCAGTACGGCCAGCCGCACCCCGGCCAGGGCCAGCCGCAGCAGGGCCAGCCCTACGGCCACCCGCAGGGGCAGCCGCAGTACGGCCCGCCGCAGGGCCGTCCCGGCCAGCCGCAGCAGGGCCAGGTCTACGGCCAGCCCGGCGCGCCGGGTCAGGGCCACCCCAACCTGCCCGGCCAGGGCCAGCAGGCCCCGGGGCAGCAGGGCTATGCCCCCGCGCCGGGCCAGCAGGGTCCCGGCCAGCAGGCGCCGGGTCAGCCAGTGCCGCAGCAGGCCCCGCAGGCCGCGGCGGCGGCAGCGCCGCCCGTCCAGCAGACCGCGCCGACGTCGCCCGCCCAGCCCGCGGCCGCGCCGACGGCCGCCGCCGCCACGCCCGCCGCCACGGCGGCCGGTGACCAGGCGAAGGCCGCCGCGGCCCGCAAGGGACGCCACGCCACCGCGGACACCGGCATGATGGCCGCCATCACCGACGAGACCCCGGCCCCGGCCGCGTCGGCCGCGCCCGCGGCCGCACCGGTCTCCACCGACCCCGCGGCCGCCGCGGCCCCGGTCTCCCCGGCGCCCGTGTCGGCGGCGCCGGTCTCGGTCAACCCGGTCTCGCCGGCCGTGCCGCCGACGCCGGTCGTGGCCACTCCCGACACGGTGCTGCCCGTCGCCGCGAGCGCGGCCGGCGCGGCCACCGCGCTGTCCGCCCCGACGATGCTGCACCCGCTGGTCCGCCCGGGTGGCGCGTCCGCGCCCGCCGCCGAGCCCGCCGCGACGACGGCCACCGTCACCGGTGACGCGGCGGCTGCCGCCGCGGCCGCCGCCGAGCCGGAGCCGGAGGCCACCCCGGAGGCGGGGCCCGACCCGGAGCAGGTGCTGGCGGCGTACGAGTGGCGCTTCCACCACGAGACCCTGCGCGAGCTGGTCGACAACCCGGACGAGCTGCGTGAGATCCGCGACCGGCTCACCGAGAAGCTGACCCCGGCCACCGACAACCCGACCCGGGCCCGGCTGCTCAGCCTGCGGGCCGTGGTCTCGCGCATCCTCGGCGACCTGACCAAGGCGCTGTCCGACGGCAAGATGGCCCTCGTGCACGCCGAGGCGACCGGCGAGCTGCGCCGCATCGCGCTGGCCAAGGCCCGGCTGGCGCACGTGCTGCAGTGGCGCGGCGACTTCACCGAGGCCGACAAGCTGTTCGCGGAAGCCAACTCCAGCGAGCTGCCGGACCGGCTGCGCGCCACCATGCACGAGCACGCCGGGCGGTCCTGCCTGGACCAGGGCCGCTACATGGAGGCGTTCAACCACTTCGAGAAGGCGCTCGAACTGCGCAAGGTCGAGGACCCGGAGCTGATCACGCGCACCGAGATGGCGCTCGACGCGGTCTCGATGAAGATCGCCGAGAACGGCATGGGCCCGTACCCGCGCAGCATGGACGAGATCCTGCAGGTCAGCAAGCCGCCGGTGCCGCGCTTCGACGAGCGCGTGCAGTGCTGGGGCTTCGCCGGGACCGACGGCCGCACGGTCATCTCCCCCGCGTTCGCCGACGTGCAGCCGTTCCGTGACGGCGCGGCCTGGGTGCGCCGCCCGGAGATGGAGACCTGGGAGCTGATCGACGAGGCGGGCACCCGGCTCATCGACGGCCGGGCCGGCTGGCTCGGCGTGGGCTCCTTCTCCGACGGGCTGGCCTGGGTGTCGCGCGACGGCGCGGGCAACTGGGTCGCCATCGACAAGCAGGGCCGGGTGGTCATCTCCACCGGCTTCGAGGACGTGCGCCCGTTCCGCCGCGGCCTGGCCGCGGTGCGCCGGGGCGGCTGGGGCGCGGTCGACAAGCAGGGCCGGGCCGTGGTGCCGTTCCAGTTCACCGGGTTCGCCACCGCGCTCACCGACGGCCGCTACGTTGACGGCTTCTCCGACGAGGGCCTGGCCATCGTGGACGCGGGCGGCCGCAAGGGCGTGGTGGACCGCACCGGCGCCGTGGTGGTGCCGCCCGTGCACCCCGCGCTGGTCATCCACCCGGTCGCGTTCCTGATCGCGGGCCCGTCCGGCCGCTGGGGCGCGCTGGACCGCAAGGGCCGCCCCTTCATCGACCCGGAGCTGCCCAGCCGCCAGGTCGTCATGGAGGAGCTGGACCGCCTGCTGGCCGACACGAAACCGGTTTTGTAG